Proteins from a genomic interval of Desulfofustis limnaeus:
- a CDS encoding 3'-5' exoribonuclease YhaM family protein: protein MEKKRFVEELVDGEHLDDLFLVKSSRLAETRAGKPFLMLTIGDRSGELTGPAWDNAEALETVCTVGSVVRIRGQIQTYNNKLQIQVKDAEAVDDSLWRPEDFVTASSRSQREMRDELDRLIGTVRTPPLRKLLKNLFNTAAIAASFQTAPAAKGIHHAYLGGLFEHSLSMAKVAGLLADHYPGIDRDLLIAGALLHDIGKTEELLNDTGAIDYTEVGRLKGHLVIGCELVGRAARAIDGFPEDLLTHLQHLVLSHHGRLEFGSPVVPMTPEALLLSFVDDLDAKMNLVEQLRRKVKGETAQWSDYQRSLERFLLLRPLGGGGERHGATEEKTEIPSRQKSLF from the coding sequence ATGGAAAAGAAGCGATTTGTCGAAGAGCTGGTCGACGGTGAACACCTGGATGATCTTTTTCTGGTAAAGAGTTCCCGTCTGGCGGAGACCCGGGCCGGCAAGCCGTTCCTGATGCTGACCATCGGGGATCGGAGCGGTGAGCTGACCGGGCCTGCGTGGGACAATGCCGAGGCTCTGGAAACGGTCTGCACGGTCGGTTCGGTGGTGCGGATACGGGGACAGATTCAAACCTACAACAACAAGCTGCAGATACAGGTTAAGGATGCGGAAGCGGTAGACGATTCGCTGTGGCGCCCGGAAGACTTCGTCACGGCGAGCAGCCGTAGCCAGCGAGAGATGCGCGACGAACTCGATCGTTTGATCGGGACCGTGCGCACCCCGCCGTTGCGCAAGCTGTTGAAAAACCTTTTCAATACCGCAGCGATCGCCGCATCGTTTCAGACAGCACCGGCGGCAAAAGGTATCCATCACGCCTATCTCGGGGGGCTCTTCGAACACTCTTTATCCATGGCCAAGGTGGCAGGGCTGCTGGCTGATCATTATCCTGGTATTGATCGGGATCTCCTGATAGCGGGGGCCTTGCTCCACGATATCGGCAAGACCGAGGAATTGTTGAACGATACCGGGGCAATCGACTATACCGAGGTGGGGCGTTTGAAGGGGCATCTGGTGATCGGGTGCGAATTGGTCGGTCGCGCCGCCCGAGCAATCGACGGTTTTCCCGAAGATTTGTTGACCCACCTGCAACACCTGGTGCTCAGCCATCACGGTCGACTCGAATTCGGTTCGCCGGTGGTGCCGATGACCCCAGAGGCGCTGCTGCTCAGTTTTGTCGATGACCTGGACGCCAAAATGAATCTGGTGGAGCAACTGCGCCGCAAAGTGAAGGGGGAAACGGCGCAGTGGAGCGACTATCAGCGCAGCTTGGAGCGTTTCCTGCTGCTGCGCCCGCTTGGCGGTGGAGGTGAGCGCCATGGGGCAACAGAAGAGAAAACGGAGATTCCCAGCAGGCAAAAAAGCCTGTTTTGA
- the holB gene encoding DNA polymerase III subunit delta': protein MTEDRLLFPGLQGQEKAKTLLRRVTESRRLAHAYLFRGPDGVGKRLCAYLFGAFLNCLEPTGNGACGRCLSCRKYLSGNHPDFIVVSPESGTIKIDRIRELCRSLSYPPYESAMRIVVMEDVHLLRTEAANSLLKTLEEPPAQNLLILTAESSRTVLPTILSRCQIIPFYGLNDEQVKQVLQDKEPVLSEEEVRTLVLMAAGSPGLALRLRREGIVSLWQEVLTVLSGQVDEASRISAVLCCAERLAELKEHLVVLFDLLQIWVRDGLLAQQQAGVTAAVDGARARLNAIDRARQRLARNCNRSLVCETLLFDLQATVPGVSFKVHH, encoded by the coding sequence ATGACCGAGGATCGATTGCTCTTTCCCGGATTGCAGGGGCAGGAAAAGGCCAAGACGTTGCTGCGACGAGTTACTGAATCGCGGCGGTTGGCCCATGCCTATTTGTTCCGCGGGCCCGACGGTGTGGGAAAGCGGCTCTGTGCCTATCTTTTCGGAGCCTTTCTGAATTGCCTTGAGCCCACCGGCAACGGGGCCTGCGGCCGGTGCCTCTCATGCCGCAAATATCTATCGGGCAACCATCCCGACTTTATCGTCGTCAGCCCGGAAAGCGGTACCATAAAAATCGATCGTATCCGTGAGCTGTGCCGCTCTTTGTCCTACCCGCCCTATGAATCGGCAATGAGGATCGTGGTCATGGAGGATGTGCATCTGCTGCGTACGGAGGCTGCCAATAGTTTGCTGAAAACCCTTGAGGAACCACCCGCTCAGAACCTGCTGATTTTGACGGCGGAATCGAGCCGTACGGTCCTACCGACGATCCTCTCCCGCTGCCAGATCATACCGTTCTATGGTCTCAACGATGAACAGGTGAAGCAGGTCTTGCAGGACAAGGAGCCGGTACTGAGCGAAGAAGAGGTGCGGACCCTGGTGCTCATGGCGGCCGGAAGCCCCGGACTGGCTTTACGTTTGCGTCGGGAGGGTATTGTTTCGCTGTGGCAGGAGGTGCTGACGGTACTGAGTGGCCAGGTCGATGAAGCGAGCCGGATTTCTGCGGTATTGTGCTGTGCCGAGCGTCTGGCGGAATTGAAGGAACATCTGGTGGTGTTGTTCGACCTGTTGCAGATCTGGGTGCGTGATGGTCTGTTGGCCCAGCAGCAGGCCGGTGTGACGGCAGCGGTTGATGGCGCCCGGGCCAGATTGAACGCCATCGACCGGGCCCGGCAGCGATTGGCGAGGAATTGCAACCGCTCCCTGGTCTGTGAGACACTGCTTTTTGATTTACAGGCAACAGTGCCTGGAGTATCATTTAAAGTTCACCATTAG
- the metG gene encoding methionine--tRNA ligase, protein MTTYITTPIYYVNAQPHLGHAYTTIVADVYSRYRRLCGDDVRFQTGTDEHGDKIVEAAGKQGEAPRAYADRIAEEFRRTWPLLQINYDRFIRTTEADHIRTVRSILQKVYDAGDIYFDRYSGLYCTGCERFLIERELVDGKCPDHQVEPKEISEENYFFRMSNYQQHLIDHIKAHPEFVTPERYRNEVLSFLNEPLEDLCISRPTSRLTWGIKLPFDERFVTYVWFDALINYLTGIGYPDDPDYPRWWSGAEHLIAKDILKPHAIYWPTMLLAAGVPLYRKLHVHGYWNVENTKMSKSLGNVIRPERLVDLYGIDTVRYFLMREMVFGLDASFSGEAIAARRNADLANDLGNLFSRSLTMIDKYCGSLVPRSRDLEDQDRDLQEQAATMLAEYGKQMDEFAFHRGLQAVWDFVGAANRYIVRNEPWALAKQEHLRPRLETVLYHLAESLRLLALVLQPVMPQAAGAMRDALGIGQEAEGLTLKDGAGWGWLQPGGAIGKPVTLFPRLETPQSAAAPQQKQRKVEKKPTQEPETMESLVAIDDFRTIELRAARIIAAEPVAQSERLLRLTVLAPDERTVVAGIAGSYRPEDLVGLTVVLVANLKPAKLRGIVSQGMVLAAKQSKKDGTEQFTLATLADTVNPGTRIA, encoded by the coding sequence ATGACCACCTACATAACTACCCCGATTTATTACGTTAATGCTCAGCCCCACCTGGGCCATGCCTACACCACCATTGTCGCCGACGTGTATAGCCGCTATCGACGGCTCTGTGGTGACGACGTGCGCTTTCAGACCGGAACCGACGAGCATGGCGACAAGATCGTCGAGGCGGCTGGTAAACAGGGAGAGGCCCCGCGGGCCTACGCCGACCGCATCGCCGAGGAATTTCGCCGGACCTGGCCACTGCTGCAGATCAACTATGATCGTTTCATCCGGACCACGGAGGCTGACCATATTCGTACCGTGCGCTCGATCCTGCAGAAGGTGTACGATGCCGGCGATATCTATTTCGACCGCTACTCCGGGCTGTACTGCACGGGCTGCGAGCGGTTCCTCATCGAGCGGGAACTGGTGGACGGCAAATGCCCCGATCACCAGGTGGAACCTAAGGAGATTTCCGAAGAGAATTATTTCTTCCGGATGTCCAACTATCAACAGCACTTAATCGATCACATCAAGGCCCATCCGGAATTCGTTACCCCCGAGCGTTATCGCAACGAGGTGCTCTCCTTTCTCAACGAACCCCTTGAAGATCTCTGCATTTCCCGGCCCACCAGCCGGCTCACCTGGGGAATAAAACTCCCGTTCGATGAGCGGTTCGTCACCTACGTCTGGTTCGATGCCCTGATTAATTATTTGACCGGGATCGGTTATCCCGACGATCCCGATTACCCACGGTGGTGGAGCGGTGCCGAGCATTTGATCGCCAAAGACATTCTCAAACCGCATGCCATCTACTGGCCGACCATGTTGCTTGCAGCGGGTGTGCCGTTGTATCGCAAGTTGCATGTCCATGGCTACTGGAATGTGGAGAACACCAAGATGTCGAAGAGTCTGGGCAATGTCATTCGGCCGGAACGGCTGGTGGATCTCTACGGCATCGATACGGTGCGCTATTTCCTCATGCGGGAGATGGTCTTCGGGCTCGATGCCTCGTTCAGCGGTGAGGCCATTGCCGCCAGACGCAATGCCGACCTGGCCAATGATCTGGGCAACCTGTTCAGCCGTAGCCTGACCATGATCGACAAATATTGCGGCAGTCTGGTGCCGAGGTCGAGGGACCTCGAAGACCAGGATCGGGACCTGCAGGAGCAGGCGGCAACCATGCTTGCCGAATATGGCAAGCAGATGGACGAGTTCGCATTTCATCGTGGTTTGCAGGCTGTCTGGGATTTTGTCGGGGCCGCCAACCGGTACATTGTCAGAAACGAGCCATGGGCTTTGGCCAAACAGGAGCACCTGCGACCGCGACTGGAGACCGTGCTCTACCATCTGGCCGAGAGCCTGCGCTTGCTGGCCCTGGTGCTCCAGCCGGTGATGCCGCAGGCTGCCGGTGCCATGCGCGACGCACTCGGCATCGGCCAGGAGGCCGAAGGGCTGACCCTGAAGGATGGTGCTGGCTGGGGATGGCTCCAACCGGGAGGGGCAATCGGGAAACCGGTGACGCTCTTTCCCCGCTTGGAGACGCCGCAGTCCGCAGCCGCGCCGCAGCAGAAGCAAAGAAAGGTGGAGAAAAAGCCGACTCAGGAGCCAGAGACGATGGAATCGCTGGTGGCAATTGATGACTTTCGAACCATCGAATTGCGTGCTGCCCGGATTATCGCAGCGGAGCCGGTCGCCCAATCGGAACGACTCCTCCGCTTAACCGTTCTGGCGCCTGATGAGCGGACCGTGGTCGCCGGCATAGCCGGCTCCTACCGCCCGGAAGACCTGGTTGGCCTGACGGTGGTGTTGGTGGCCAATTTGAAACCGGCAAAGCTTCGAGGCATCGTTTCTCAAGGTATGGTGCTGGCGGCAAAACAAAGCAAAAAAGACGGTACCGAACAGTTCACGCTGGCCACCCTGGCCGATACGGTGAACCCAGGGACCAGGATAGCCTGA
- a CDS encoding triose-phosphate isomerase, with protein sequence MGTKEQAAARRFVVGNWKCSKNLDQAQDWLTHFASRYRPTSQLQVVVAPPMLWLVSLAEQLRALNLPGVSLAAQDISPFPRGSYTGAIAADMLKGVADYAIIGHSERRRYFHETSQDAANKVYEAADAGIKPIICVDTTYALSQLAPLADLDCEQLLIAYCPVDAMTYREPQRRDTVAEAARFIGDIHPSRPIIYGGSITPENAGEYGSITGISGLFVEASSLDPSAFAEICQALTA encoded by the coding sequence ATGGGTACAAAGGAGCAGGCTGCCGCCAGACGCTTTGTTGTTGGCAACTGGAAATGCAGCAAAAACCTCGATCAAGCGCAGGACTGGTTGACTCATTTCGCCAGTCGTTATCGGCCGACTTCGCAGCTGCAGGTGGTTGTTGCCCCGCCCATGCTCTGGTTGGTGTCGCTTGCCGAACAGTTGCGGGCCTTGAACCTGCCCGGCGTGAGCCTTGCCGCCCAGGATATCTCACCGTTTCCCCGGGGCAGCTATACCGGTGCTATTGCCGCAGATATGTTGAAGGGAGTGGCCGACTATGCCATTATCGGGCATAGCGAACGGCGGCGCTATTTTCACGAAACGTCGCAGGATGCGGCCAATAAGGTATATGAAGCGGCGGACGCCGGTATCAAGCCGATCATCTGCGTCGACACCACCTATGCCCTGTCGCAGTTGGCGCCTTTGGCCGATTTGGACTGCGAACAATTACTGATCGCCTATTGCCCGGTCGACGCGATGACCTACCGCGAACCGCAGCGGCGTGATACGGTGGCCGAGGCGGCCCGTTTCATCGGCGATATCCACCCCTCCCGACCCATTATCTACGGTGGCTCGATAACCCCTGAAAATGCCGGAGAATATGGATCTATTACCGGTATTTCCGGTCTCTTCGTCGAGGCGTCCAGTCTTGATCCATCGGCCTTTGCGGAAATCTGCCAGGCACTGACGGCGTGA
- a CDS encoding DUF167 domain-containing protein, with protein sequence MTATIVGCGKDGSATVRVHVQPRSARSRLCGIHDGRLKLAVNAPPVDGKANRAVAEFLAHVLGVKSSSVTLLSGLQSRKKLFGVASLSEAEVRQRLAGLLMMPAEPEDQL encoded by the coding sequence ATGACGGCGACTATCGTCGGATGTGGCAAAGATGGCAGTGCGACGGTCAGGGTCCATGTTCAGCCGCGGTCGGCGCGGAGCCGGTTGTGCGGGATTCATGACGGCCGCCTGAAACTAGCGGTCAATGCACCGCCGGTTGATGGCAAAGCCAATCGAGCCGTGGCCGAGTTTCTCGCTCACGTGCTGGGGGTGAAAAGCAGCAGTGTGACGCTGCTCTCCGGCCTCCAGTCCCGAAAAAAACTCTTTGGCGTGGCGTCGCTTTCGGAAGCGGAGGTACGGCAGCGGCTTGCCGGTTTGTTGATGATGCCGGCCGAACCCGAGGATCAGCTCTGA
- a CDS encoding PSP1 domain-containing protein — translation MMSQLNPTHEQNEQPQSDELFYYRIRFRENGQEFSASARMGDLRRGDTVMVKTDHGLEPARIYGSAPVDPTGVLLRKVSCEISRRPTSDEDNRYQNLAGHEEVAFATCERLIEKHQLVMRLINVEKFFNSSKMIFYFTADNRVDFRGLVKDLVQEFRTRVEMRQVGVRHETKMIGGIGICGRELCCSSFMKKFDSVSIKMAKEQDLPLNPAKISGVCNRLLCCLTYEYDTYRKQRRGMPKVGRKIKIGNEVYRIKRQNPLQQSLVIGTAEGEERLVCKTEWSAGELLHPDKQIKKTGRKTENDDQAEDELDKSRGDHDKDASNES, via the coding sequence ATGATGAGTCAGTTGAATCCCACGCATGAGCAAAATGAACAGCCACAATCAGATGAGCTGTTCTATTATCGCATCAGGTTCCGGGAGAACGGCCAGGAATTCAGTGCCTCTGCACGGATGGGTGATCTGCGGCGTGGCGATACGGTTATGGTTAAGACCGATCATGGGCTTGAGCCGGCTCGCATCTATGGGTCCGCCCCGGTCGATCCGACCGGAGTGTTGCTGCGCAAGGTCAGCTGCGAGATCTCCCGCCGGCCGACGTCTGACGAAGACAACCGTTACCAGAATCTGGCCGGCCACGAAGAGGTCGCCTTTGCCACGTGTGAGCGGCTGATCGAAAAGCATCAACTGGTGATGCGCCTGATCAACGTCGAGAAGTTTTTCAACAGCAGCAAGATGATCTTTTATTTCACGGCCGACAATCGGGTCGATTTCCGGGGGCTGGTAAAAGATCTGGTGCAGGAGTTCCGTACCCGAGTGGAGATGCGCCAGGTCGGGGTCCGTCATGAAACCAAAATGATTGGCGGGATCGGTATCTGCGGGCGGGAATTGTGCTGCTCCTCGTTCATGAAGAAATTCGACTCCGTCTCCATCAAAATGGCCAAGGAACAGGATCTGCCGCTCAATCCGGCCAAGATATCCGGGGTCTGCAATCGCTTGCTCTGTTGCCTCACCTATGAGTATGACACTTATCGTAAGCAGCGCCGAGGCATGCCGAAGGTGGGGCGAAAGATCAAGATCGGCAACGAAGTGTACCGGATCAAGCGACAGAATCCCCTGCAACAATCGCTCGTGATCGGAACAGCCGAAGGAGAAGAGCGTCTGGTCTGCAAAACCGAATGGTCTGCCGGTGAACTGCTCCACCCCGATAAACAGATCAAGAAAACCGGTCGGAAAACTGAAAATGACGACCAGGCGGAAGATGAGCTTGACAAGAGTCGAGGCGACCACGATAAGGACGCCAGCAACGAATCATGA
- a CDS encoding YggT family protein: MFVAGNFLAAVAGIIDFLLTVYLWVIIGRAVISWVNADPYNPIVRFLYEVTEPLLGRIRRALPVSMGGLDLSPVILIIIIMFLQSFLVPTLRQMAQGIG; this comes from the coding sequence ATGTTTGTTGCGGGGAATTTTCTTGCGGCTGTGGCTGGGATTATCGATTTTCTGCTGACCGTTTACCTGTGGGTGATCATCGGCAGGGCAGTGATTTCTTGGGTAAACGCCGATCCCTACAATCCGATTGTCCGTTTTCTCTACGAAGTTACTGAGCCGTTACTGGGCCGTATTCGGCGCGCCTTGCCGGTAAGCATGGGCGGGCTGGATCTGTCACCGGTCATTTTAATCATCATTATCATGTTCTTACAGAGTTTTCTGGTTCCGACCCTGAGACAGATGGCGCAAGGGATCGGCTGA
- a CDS encoding DivIVA domain-containing protein: MAITPQAIKDQEFQSRFRGYDTVEVKAYLELIAEEFFEVLEKIRQQEEAIGDLERQRELADEVNKRLEGDCEAAQRTIEELRLGMAEKDSRQAELQKEFEELQTALDDFEQERKEFEEELSEAEARVSERDELLRASRLEMESLRNKIAFLEEQHKELKQEEIDFKRTIGAAQRFADDLMDKTRRETEELLHLSEERAQEMLRASEEKSNQALQATRDEIERLRQTAYAELSRLPEEIERLSRQRKQARDELQAILTRHLEELESFSAVEEQVVRYDYEELFQKIEFPEDDNGSLDELDSIAMDLTLTEEISETEDEDLRRKLEEGGVAYLSDEE; the protein is encoded by the coding sequence ATGGCGATAACTCCGCAAGCCATAAAGGATCAGGAGTTCCAATCGAGATTCAGGGGTTATGATACCGTCGAGGTCAAGGCGTATCTGGAACTGATCGCCGAAGAGTTTTTTGAAGTGCTGGAGAAAATTCGCCAGCAAGAGGAGGCGATTGGAGACCTGGAGCGGCAACGTGAGTTGGCCGATGAGGTGAACAAGCGGCTGGAGGGTGATTGCGAAGCGGCCCAACGGACCATCGAAGAGTTGCGTCTGGGCATGGCGGAAAAGGATAGTCGGCAGGCTGAACTGCAAAAGGAGTTTGAGGAACTGCAGACCGCCCTGGATGATTTCGAACAGGAACGCAAAGAGTTTGAAGAAGAATTGAGCGAGGCCGAGGCCCGGGTTTCCGAACGTGATGAGTTGCTGCGGGCGAGCCGCTTGGAAATGGAGTCCCTGCGCAATAAAATTGCCTTTCTGGAAGAGCAGCACAAGGAATTAAAACAAGAAGAGATCGATTTCAAACGGACCATCGGGGCTGCGCAGCGTTTTGCCGACGACCTGATGGACAAGACGCGGAGGGAAACCGAAGAACTGTTACACCTGAGCGAGGAACGAGCCCAGGAGATGCTGCGCGCCAGTGAAGAAAAAAGCAACCAAGCCCTGCAGGCGACGCGAGACGAAATCGAGCGATTGCGCCAGACGGCCTATGCGGAGCTGTCGCGGCTGCCAGAAGAAATCGAGCGACTGAGCCGGCAGCGCAAACAGGCCCGTGACGAATTGCAAGCCATTCTTACCCGTCATCTCGAGGAACTCGAGTCCTTTTCAGCGGTCGAGGAACAGGTGGTTCGATACGACTACGAGGAGCTGTTTCAGAAAATCGAGTTTCCAGAAGATGACAATGGATCCCTCGATGAATTGGATTCCATTGCCATGGATTTGACGTTGACCGAAGAAATCTCTGAAACCGAGGATGAGGATCTACGCCGAAAACTCGAAGAAGGGGGCGTCGCCTATCTCAGTGACGAGGAGTGA